From Spirosoma aerolatum, one genomic window encodes:
- a CDS encoding efflux RND transporter permease subunit codes for MFNIFIKRPLLSTVISVLLVLLGILALTGLPVTQFPDIVPPSVTVTTKYTGASADVCVKAVATPLERAINGVPNMTYMTSISGNDGTTLITVFFKVGTDPDLAAVNVQNRVTTVIDELPEEVIKAGVVTEKEVNSMLLYLNIVSDDPTVDEKFIYNFADINVLAELKRIDGVGFAAIMGSRDYSMRVWLKPDRMTAYNVSANEIVDAIRKQNVEAAPGKAGEAADKAPQVLQYVLRYTGKFFEPQQYENLVIRTEKDGSLLFLKDVADVEFGSLDYSVLSKNDGRPSASIMLKQRPGSNASDVIAAVKQRMAELKETSFPAGMTYNYAYDVSRFLDASIHEVIRTLMEAFLLVFVIVFLFLQDWRSTLICALAVPVALVGTFTFMSAIDFSINLLTLFALVLAIGIVVDNAIVVVEAVHARMEEEHLPPRKATFAAMHDIAGAIVAITLVMSAVFVPVAFMSGPVGIFYRQFSLTLAIAIVISGINALTLTPALCALLLRPVHHEKKGLLGRFFARFNRGYESLANGYQRLLRRIVSRSVITWGLLLAFVLGTWGILQLLPGGFIPTEDQGMIYVNVTTPAGATVDRTEKVLDGIEAIASRQESVENVSTLAGYSLLTDGAGASYGMAMINLKHWDDRTVSTDDLIKILENETKGITDASIQFFPPPTVPGFGNSSGFELRLLDRSRSDDLQKTNKVVQGFIEALKKRPEINDAFTSFDPSFPQYLLHVDQQKASQKGVSIDNAMSTLQTLMGSYYASNFIRFGQMYKVMVQAAPNYRVKPEDVLNMRVKNDQGEMVPYANFVSLERIYGPEQLTRYNMYTSAMINGDAAPGYSSGDAIRAVEEVAAKELPKGFGFEWSGMSREEVKSGDQAVYIFAICLVFVYLLLVAQYESVLLPLPVLLSLPTGIFGSFAFLQLAGLQNNIYAQVALVMLIGLLGKNAILIVEFANQRQREGASIIDAALEGAVSRLRPILMTSFAFIAGLVPLCMAAGAGALGNRSIGTAAAGGMLTGTLFGLILIPGLFVFFARLGKRFGPKPDDDEDNEDMHPLDLDSQHVVSSTPKQVNGQVIHSS; via the coding sequence ATGTTCAATATATTCATTAAACGGCCTTTATTATCAACGGTTATTTCCGTATTGCTGGTACTGCTGGGAATATTAGCCCTAACAGGTCTGCCTGTCACGCAGTTTCCCGACATCGTGCCGCCCTCGGTAACGGTAACAACCAAATATACGGGCGCCAGTGCCGACGTATGCGTAAAAGCGGTAGCTACCCCACTCGAACGAGCTATCAATGGGGTACCGAACATGACCTATATGACCTCTATTTCGGGGAATGATGGAACGACACTGATTACCGTTTTCTTTAAAGTAGGTACCGACCCGGATCTGGCAGCGGTGAACGTACAGAACCGAGTAACGACCGTAATCGATGAGTTACCGGAGGAGGTGATCAAGGCGGGGGTCGTGACCGAAAAAGAGGTCAATAGTATGTTGCTTTACCTCAACATCGTCAGTGATGACCCTACCGTAGACGAAAAATTTATCTACAATTTTGCCGACATCAACGTACTGGCTGAGTTGAAGCGAATCGACGGGGTTGGGTTTGCCGCCATTATGGGTAGTCGCGATTACTCCATGCGCGTGTGGCTTAAACCCGACCGCATGACGGCCTATAATGTATCGGCCAATGAGATTGTGGATGCCATTCGGAAGCAGAACGTAGAAGCCGCTCCCGGTAAAGCTGGTGAAGCCGCCGACAAAGCTCCGCAGGTATTGCAATACGTGCTGCGCTACACGGGTAAGTTTTTTGAACCACAACAGTACGAGAATCTGGTTATTCGAACCGAGAAGGATGGCTCATTACTTTTTCTAAAGGATGTAGCTGACGTTGAATTTGGTTCACTGGACTATTCTGTACTATCGAAAAACGATGGTCGCCCTTCTGCTTCGATTATGCTGAAGCAACGGCCAGGCTCCAATGCCAGCGATGTGATTGCGGCCGTCAAACAGCGAATGGCCGAGTTAAAAGAAACGTCGTTTCCGGCGGGAATGACCTACAACTACGCTTACGACGTGTCGCGGTTTCTGGATGCTTCGATTCATGAAGTGATTCGCACGCTGATGGAAGCCTTCCTGCTGGTGTTTGTGATTGTCTTTCTCTTTTTGCAGGACTGGCGATCGACTCTGATCTGTGCGCTGGCGGTTCCGGTGGCGCTGGTTGGTACGTTCACATTTATGAGTGCCATTGATTTCTCGATCAACCTGCTGACTCTATTTGCGTTAGTACTTGCGATCGGGATTGTAGTCGATAACGCCATTGTTGTGGTTGAAGCCGTCCATGCACGTATGGAGGAAGAACATCTGCCTCCCCGTAAGGCGACGTTTGCTGCCATGCACGACATTGCCGGGGCTATTGTCGCCATTACACTGGTGATGTCGGCGGTATTTGTTCCCGTTGCGTTTATGTCGGGGCCAGTCGGTATTTTTTATCGGCAGTTCTCGCTGACACTCGCCATCGCCATCGTGATTTCGGGTATCAATGCCCTCACACTCACTCCGGCTTTATGTGCCCTGCTACTTCGCCCAGTTCATCACGAGAAAAAAGGATTGCTCGGGCGATTCTTTGCCCGTTTCAATCGGGGGTACGAATCGCTGGCGAATGGCTATCAGCGGTTGCTACGTCGAATAGTTAGTCGAAGCGTAATTACGTGGGGATTGTTACTTGCGTTTGTGCTGGGTACCTGGGGTATACTTCAGTTGTTGCCGGGTGGTTTTATCCCTACCGAAGACCAGGGTATGATTTACGTTAACGTAACAACTCCTGCCGGTGCTACTGTTGACCGGACCGAGAAAGTACTGGATGGTATTGAAGCGATAGCTTCCAGGCAGGAATCGGTCGAAAACGTATCGACGCTGGCTGGTTATAGCCTCCTTACCGATGGGGCAGGCGCGTCGTATGGTATGGCCATGATCAACCTCAAACACTGGGACGACCGTACTGTTTCGACCGATGATCTGATCAAAATACTGGAGAACGAGACGAAAGGTATTACCGATGCCAGTATTCAGTTTTTCCCACCACCGACCGTACCGGGCTTTGGTAATTCCAGCGGTTTTGAACTGCGTTTGCTGGACCGTAGCCGTAGCGACGATCTGCAAAAGACGAACAAAGTGGTTCAGGGATTTATTGAAGCATTGAAAAAACGGCCTGAAATTAACGATGCCTTTACCAGTTTCGACCCTAGTTTTCCCCAATACCTGCTCCACGTCGATCAGCAAAAAGCATCACAGAAAGGCGTTTCGATCGACAATGCAATGAGCACGTTGCAAACGCTGATGGGGAGCTATTATGCTTCCAATTTTATCCGCTTCGGGCAGATGTATAAAGTTATGGTACAGGCGGCTCCGAACTACCGGGTTAAACCAGAAGATGTATTGAATATGCGGGTCAAAAATGACCAGGGCGAAATGGTGCCGTATGCCAACTTCGTTAGTCTGGAGCGGATATATGGACCTGAGCAGCTTACTCGCTATAACATGTACACCTCGGCCATGATCAATGGCGATGCCGCTCCGGGCTATAGTAGTGGCGATGCGATACGGGCGGTTGAAGAAGTAGCGGCCAAAGAACTGCCCAAAGGATTTGGGTTCGAATGGTCGGGGATGTCGAGGGAAGAGGTCAAGTCGGGCGATCAGGCGGTGTACATTTTCGCTATTTGTCTGGTATTCGTTTATCTGCTGCTGGTGGCTCAGTACGAAAGTGTGCTGCTGCCGTTACCTGTTCTATTATCGCTGCCTACCGGTATTTTCGGATCGTTTGCCTTTCTGCAACTGGCCGGACTCCAAAATAATATCTATGCGCAGGTAGCTCTGGTTATGCTGATCGGCTTACTGGGGAAAAATGCCATCCTGATCGTCGAATTCGCTAACCAGCGCCAACGCGAAGGCGCATCCATTATTGATGCCGCACTGGAAGGAGCCGTTTCACGTTTACGGCCGATTCTGATGACATCGTTTGCGTTCATTGCCGGGCTGGTTCCGCTCTGTATGGCGGCTGGTGCGGGCGCACTCGGCAACCGATCCATCGGTACGGCAGCGGCTGGTGGCATGCTGACGGGCACCCTCTTCGGTCTGATTCTAATTCCCGGTCTGTTCGTCTTCTTTGCCAGACTGGGCAAACGCTTCGGTCCAAAGCCGGACGATGACGAAGATAACGAGGATATGCATCCGTTGGATTTAGATTCTCAACACGTTGTTTCATCTACGCCAAAACAAGTCAATGGTCAAGTTATTCACAGTTCGTAG
- a CDS encoding efflux RND transporter periplasmic adaptor subunit, which produces MYTRAGLLSLLIGITLSACSVHSEQKSETAAPTLPVIQLTEQDATLDHFYTGELEAVQNVEVRARVAGYLDKILIDEGQPVRKGQLLFQLNPTEYQVEVDRGQASLESAMADEQSAAVELERVKLLVGKNVISPSELKLAKAKMEMARSAINAAKAALTKARFHVSLTSIRAPFDGVINRIPFKRGSLIEEGALLTSISDLREMYAYFHVSEKEYLAFIKKRRDPDKTTVREVDLLLADDTPYPFKGKIETTETEFEGNSGTIAFRASFPNPNRLLRHGATGKIRLATEVDDAVLVPQKAVFEVQDKNFVYVVDAKNRVRTRSFVPRSRVDHMYIVQTGLKAGDRIVYEGIQSLKDGMTIIPKALPAKRLQALYASAH; this is translated from the coding sequence ATGTATACTCGCGCTGGTTTACTCAGTTTATTAATTGGTATCACCCTATCGGCCTGTTCTGTTCATAGTGAGCAAAAGTCGGAAACAGCCGCTCCTACACTTCCCGTTATTCAGTTGACGGAACAGGATGCTACACTCGATCACTTTTATACGGGTGAGCTGGAAGCGGTGCAGAACGTGGAAGTACGCGCTCGGGTAGCGGGGTATCTGGATAAAATCCTGATCGACGAAGGGCAACCCGTTCGTAAAGGCCAGTTATTGTTTCAGCTTAATCCAACCGAATATCAGGTCGAAGTTGATCGGGGGCAGGCCAGCCTGGAAAGTGCGATGGCTGATGAGCAATCGGCGGCTGTGGAACTGGAACGGGTTAAGCTCCTGGTCGGGAAAAATGTCATTTCACCTTCTGAACTGAAGCTGGCTAAAGCGAAAATGGAAATGGCTCGCTCGGCCATTAATGCGGCTAAAGCAGCGTTGACGAAAGCCCGGTTTCATGTATCGCTGACCAGCATCCGCGCACCCTTCGACGGGGTTATTAACCGGATTCCGTTCAAACGCGGAAGCCTGATCGAAGAAGGGGCCTTACTCACAAGCATTTCCGATCTGCGAGAAATGTATGCCTATTTCCATGTTTCGGAGAAAGAGTACCTGGCGTTCATTAAAAAACGGCGCGACCCGGATAAAACCACTGTTCGGGAGGTCGATCTGTTGCTGGCCGACGATACTCCATATCCGTTCAAAGGGAAAATTGAAACTACCGAAACCGAATTTGAAGGTAACTCCGGTACCATTGCGTTCCGGGCTAGTTTCCCGAATCCCAACCGATTGCTCCGGCATGGCGCTACCGGCAAAATCCGACTCGCTACAGAAGTTGACGACGCCGTTCTGGTACCACAGAAAGCCGTATTTGAAGTACAGGATAAAAACTTCGTGTATGTGGTCGACGCCAAAAACAGAGTCCGCACCCGAAGTTTTGTACCCCGGAGCCGGGTCGATCACATGTATATCGTCCAGACGGGCCTGAAGGCGGGCGATCGAATCGTATACGAAGGTATCCAGAGCCTCAAAGATGGGATGACCATCATTCCGAAAGCACTGCCCGCCAAACGCTTACAGGCTCTTTACGCATCGGCTCATTAA